One window from the genome of Leuconostoc suionicum encodes:
- a CDS encoding sensor histidine kinase translates to MRSLNLNVAIDALWGGCYILVIVSGFLFWKWRRANSILKKLLSEDEIHQVPNILSLTSNERMYQLFIQKQQYDREQLQAQLNENMQDMQDYYAMWAHQIKVPISVLDLMNQTNTVDKYETSSQLIVINQYLDMMLHFIRLKNFNQDLAYQKINVQKLLKSVINGYKFLFIHKNVSISINDVSFTILSDPKWLQFVFEQVVFNAIKYTPQGKINIVCKNDNQVIITDSGIGIAQSDLPMIFNKGYTGFNGRLNSNASGLGLYMVKKILNNLGHDVVITSKVGVGTTVIINLQQVEIK, encoded by the coding sequence ATGCGCTCCTTAAATTTAAATGTAGCAATTGATGCGCTCTGGGGCGGTTGTTATATTCTTGTTATCGTATCTGGTTTTTTATTTTGGAAGTGGAGACGAGCCAACTCTATTTTAAAAAAATTACTTTCTGAAGATGAAATTCATCAAGTACCAAATATTCTTTCGTTGACAAGTAATGAACGAATGTATCAATTGTTCATTCAAAAACAACAATATGACCGCGAGCAGCTTCAAGCACAACTTAATGAAAATATGCAAGACATGCAAGATTATTACGCGATGTGGGCACATCAAATTAAAGTGCCAATATCAGTTTTAGATTTAATGAACCAAACAAATACGGTTGATAAATATGAGACGAGTAGTCAGTTGATTGTAATTAACCAGTATTTAGACATGATGTTACATTTTATTCGTTTAAAAAACTTTAACCAGGATTTGGCATATCAAAAAATAAATGTACAAAAATTATTAAAGTCCGTTATTAATGGTTATAAGTTTTTGTTTATTCATAAAAATGTGTCCATAAGTATAAATGATGTGAGTTTTACGATTTTGAGTGACCCTAAATGGCTTCAATTTGTTTTCGAACAAGTGGTTTTCAATGCTATAAAATACACACCCCAAGGTAAAATAAATATCGTTTGCAAAAATGATAATCAAGTTATTATTACAGATAGCGGAATAGGTATTGCACAAAGTGATTTACCAATGATTTTCAATAAGGGATATACAGGATTCAATGGGCGTCTAAATAGTAATGCTAGTGGGTTAGGTCTATACATGGTAAAAAAAATTCTGAATAACTTAGGTCATGATGTCGTTATTACTTCCAAAGTGGGTGTTGGAACAACTGTTATTATTAATTTGCAACAGGTTGAAATTAAATAA
- a CDS encoding beta-galactosidase: MNKNKELLFGVAYYFEYLPYDRIDQDIKMMQEAKINVVRIGESTWSTYEPQDGVFDFSKLIYTLNKMRDAKISVIVGTPTYAFPTWLARKFPEVLVENNGNRLPYGARQIMDITSPIYRYYSERIIRQMLQKTVDYENIIGYQVDNETKHYGTSASHVQAGFVEEIKEKFSGDLDTFNKEFGLDYWSNRINTWEDFPNVNGTINGSLAGEFAKYQRSLVQEYLSWQVSLVNEYKKDSQFVTHNFDFEWRDYSYGIQPDVNHFEAAEPLDFVGIDVYHPSQSQLTGTENSFAGDVARSIKHQNYLVLETQAQAFKSWTPFPGQLYQLAFNHIANGANMIEYWHWHSIHNSFETYWKGLLSHDFEPNPVYEEAQKVGHDFERLSDKLVNLNHSADVAFVVDNESLTATSSDWIEFAIGKDVNYNDVFRRLYDIFYKLNVRTDILNPKTINLSDYALVVVPMLYVSDETFLKALNHYIHDGGNVLFTFKDGVTDEHVKVRTDIQPAIIREAIGAHYHMFVDPNGESLEDQTGIFEDTDLQISEWAELLESDGATILASYNNHWKKFGAITENKYGNGTAWYLGAWPSQSVTNALVKHVIKQSGILQSGYDATFPVIVKSAQNEYGANIDFLFNFSDTSTSLDTPFSGMELIKQEYTTQGSQVTLQPWDVKIIERSN; this comes from the coding sequence ATGAACAAAAATAAGGAATTATTGTTTGGGGTTGCTTATTATTTTGAGTATTTGCCCTATGATCGTATTGATCAAGATATCAAAATGATGCAAGAAGCTAAAATTAATGTCGTCAGAATTGGAGAAAGTACTTGGAGTACCTACGAACCACAGGATGGGGTATTCGATTTTAGCAAACTAATTTATACGCTAAATAAAATGAGGGATGCAAAGATTTCGGTTATTGTGGGCACACCGACGTATGCATTTCCTACTTGGCTGGCTAGAAAGTTTCCTGAGGTGCTTGTTGAAAATAACGGAAACCGTTTACCTTATGGTGCCAGGCAGATAATGGATATTACCAGTCCAATTTATCGATATTATTCTGAGCGGATTATTCGTCAAATGTTGCAGAAAACGGTTGATTACGAGAACATCATTGGTTATCAAGTTGATAATGAAACCAAGCACTATGGTACATCTGCAAGCCACGTCCAAGCCGGCTTTGTTGAAGAAATTAAAGAAAAATTTTCTGGTGATCTTGATACATTCAATAAAGAGTTTGGTCTTGACTATTGGTCGAACCGTATTAACACGTGGGAGGATTTTCCGAATGTAAACGGTACAATTAACGGCAGTTTAGCAGGTGAGTTTGCAAAATATCAACGTTCATTGGTTCAGGAATACTTAAGTTGGCAAGTTAGTTTGGTCAATGAATATAAAAAAGATTCTCAATTTGTGACACATAATTTTGATTTTGAATGGCGTGATTATTCATATGGCATTCAACCAGATGTCAATCATTTTGAGGCAGCTGAACCGTTAGACTTTGTTGGAATTGACGTCTATCATCCTTCACAAAGTCAACTTACAGGGACGGAAAATTCTTTTGCTGGCGATGTTGCGCGTTCAATTAAGCATCAAAATTATTTGGTGCTAGAAACGCAGGCACAAGCATTTAAAAGCTGGACACCATTTCCAGGGCAACTTTATCAACTTGCTTTTAACCATATCGCCAATGGCGCGAACATGATTGAATATTGGCACTGGCATTCTATCCATAATTCTTTCGAGACATATTGGAAAGGGTTATTGAGTCATGATTTTGAACCAAATCCGGTTTATGAAGAGGCTCAAAAAGTGGGACATGATTTTGAACGTTTGTCTGATAAGTTAGTCAACTTAAATCATTCAGCAGACGTAGCGTTTGTGGTAGATAACGAAAGTCTCACAGCAACATCTAGTGACTGGATAGAGTTTGCGATTGGAAAGGACGTAAACTACAATGATGTATTTCGAAGATTGTACGATATATTTTACAAATTAAATGTCCGAACCGATATTTTGAATCCAAAAACGATTAATTTGAGCGATTACGCGTTAGTTGTCGTACCAATGTTATATGTCAGTGACGAAACCTTTTTGAAAGCATTAAATCACTACATTCATGACGGTGGCAATGTATTGTTCACGTTTAAAGACGGTGTGACTGATGAACATGTCAAGGTACGGACTGATATACAACCAGCAATTATTCGAGAAGCAATTGGTGCGCATTATCACATGTTTGTCGACCCCAACGGTGAGTCATTAGAGGATCAGACTGGGATATTTGAAGATACTGATTTGCAAATCAGTGAATGGGCTGAATTGCTCGAAAGTGATGGAGCAACAATTTTAGCCTCTTATAATAATCATTGGAAAAAATTTGGTGCTATTACAGAAAACAAATATGGTAATGGTACGGCATGGTATTTAGGTGCTTGGCCAAGCCAATCTGTTACGAATGCTCTAGTAAAACATGTTATCAAACAATCGGGAATTCTCCAATCTGGTTATGATGCAACCTTCCCAGTGATTGTTAAATCAGCACAAAATGAGTACGGTGCAAACATCGATTTTCTGTTCAATTTTTCGGATACTAGTACAAGCCTTGATACGCCTTTCTCAGGTATGGAGCTAATCAAACAAGAATACACGACTCAGGGTAGTCAAGTGACATTGCAACCTTGGGATGTAAAAATTATAGAAAGAAGTAACTAA
- a CDS encoding NUDIX hydrolase translates to MEKYHRAFGVYGIIYSSSKGLVVIKKNGGPYINRFDLPGGSLEDGEELSLAIKREITEETGLTVQKYSQLGITSFKYPWDYLNYHYNQHIAVFYDVEELSGKVEEIAPQFDGQDSLGAVFIPLEKISIRNASPLVLKAKEYLLNNRRFEDEDTIFDEWTVLENAVF, encoded by the coding sequence ATGGAAAAATATCATCGTGCATTTGGCGTTTATGGCATTATTTATTCAAGCAGCAAAGGACTTGTTGTCATAAAAAAGAATGGTGGGCCTTACATTAATCGTTTTGATTTGCCAGGTGGCAGCTTAGAAGATGGTGAAGAATTATCGCTTGCTATTAAACGTGAAATAACAGAAGAAACAGGTTTGACGGTTCAGAAATATAGTCAGTTGGGAATTACTAGTTTTAAATATCCTTGGGATTATTTAAATTACCACTATAATCAACATATCGCTGTATTTTATGATGTTGAAGAGTTGTCTGGCAAAGTTGAAGAAATTGCACCACAGTTTGATGGGCAAGATTCATTAGGCGCTGTTTTTATACCATTGGAAAAGATTAGTATTCGTAATGCTTCACCATTGGTTTTAAAAGCCAAAGAATACTTATTGAATAATCGTCGTTTTGAAGATGAAGATACGATATTTGATGAGTGGACTGTGTTGGAGAATGCTGTGTTTTAA
- a CDS encoding ABC transporter ATP-binding protein: MTLLSVGHLKKEYRSKIKNNTVVALADVSFDVEKGEFIAIMGESGSGKSTLLNCIATLDKPTSGNIALNNQNLTQLSEKKLAAFRRDHLGFVFQDFNLLDTMSVADNIYLPLVLAKNTKGKEQKLNSLATQLGIQDLLNKYPYELSGGQKQRVAIGRALVTNPDILLGDEPTGALDSKNSAEILSLFEKYNQQQQTILMVTHSALAASHARRVLFIKDGKVFHQIYRGNRTEQEMLLTINDAMTNILGGIV; this comes from the coding sequence ATGACATTACTTAGTGTTGGACATTTAAAAAAAGAGTATCGAAGTAAAATCAAAAATAACACCGTTGTTGCATTGGCAGATGTTAGTTTTGACGTTGAAAAAGGTGAATTTATCGCAATAATGGGTGAATCAGGATCTGGAAAATCAACACTGCTTAATTGTATAGCGACGCTTGATAAACCAACATCTGGTAATATTGCATTAAATAATCAAAATTTAACCCAATTATCTGAAAAGAAATTAGCTGCATTTCGTAGAGATCATTTGGGATTTGTTTTTCAAGATTTTAATTTGTTAGACACCATGAGCGTAGCTGATAATATTTATTTGCCACTAGTGTTAGCTAAAAATACAAAAGGAAAAGAACAAAAACTTAATAGTCTCGCTACACAGTTAGGTATCCAAGATTTGCTTAATAAATATCCATATGAATTGTCTGGCGGTCAAAAACAACGTGTTGCTATTGGTAGAGCATTGGTAACTAATCCAGATATCTTATTAGGGGATGAGCCAACGGGTGCTTTAGATTCTAAAAATTCGGCAGAAATTTTGTCACTCTTTGAAAAGTATAATCAACAACAGCAAACAATATTAATGGTGACGCATTCAGCTTTAGCTGCTAGTCATGCCAGACGTGTTCTTTTTATAAAAGATGGAAAAGTGTTTCATCAAATATATCGAGGAAACAGGACGGAACAAGAAATGTTATTGACCATTAATGATGCTATGACTAACATATTAGGGGGGATAGTCTAA
- a CDS encoding DJ-1/PfpI family protein — translation MKTVVFVLLDEYADWEGAYLSSQFNQLPNWTVKTASVQQEVSSMGGFKTSVDYFISDIPADVELLVLIGGNSWYLESQELTNLVANRLVTGKKVAAICGAVDFLARNGLLNDRKHTGNAVYLWQEYEQYTNTKGFVEQQVVVDSLLVTANGTATLSFTNEVLKLVNAMPDDQVDQTIALHQLGFYTYCEKFGNPYA, via the coding sequence ATGAAAACAGTGGTGTTTGTTTTGCTTGACGAATATGCCGATTGGGAAGGAGCATACCTTTCAAGTCAATTCAATCAATTGCCGAATTGGACAGTAAAAACAGCTTCTGTGCAGCAAGAAGTTTCTTCAATGGGTGGCTTTAAAACAAGCGTAGACTATTTTATTAGCGATATACCAGCGGACGTTGAATTACTAGTTTTGATAGGTGGCAATTCTTGGTATCTTGAAAGTCAAGAATTAACTAATCTTGTTGCAAATCGCTTAGTCACTGGCAAGAAGGTAGCAGCAATATGTGGGGCAGTGGACTTTTTGGCTAGAAATGGCTTACTAAATGACAGGAAACATACTGGTAATGCAGTATACTTGTGGCAAGAATATGAACAGTATACAAATACTAAAGGCTTTGTGGAGCAACAAGTCGTAGTAGATAGTTTATTGGTAACAGCTAATGGAACGGCTACTTTATCATTTACAAATGAAGTTCTGAAGTTAGTGAATGCCATGCCAGATGATCAAGTGGACCAAACTATAGCGCTCCATCAGTTAGGATTTTATACATACTGTGAAAAATTTGGAAATCCATATGCTTGA
- a CDS encoding AraC family transcriptional regulator — translation MKSFEKKELQGSIRLPALDWNISFFGGHQQDIKPGWHYPSERHLAFEVFYVVEGAINVTAFDNTIRLESGDIMVLYPNVWHETTSLTNTTYFNFHFNLDDERFVTNLINQGILNFPNGSLKNIPLIKSLDKLRDVLNKNMAYNFKDELKLHVLLSDFIFQLFSSEVLEHTSLNSSQLKIASSIAYGIRTTLQKNIHSYFNEDFIVSDHSSRLSIDKIYSDLKISPSYGGEVFRKIYGYAPRQYLTKLKIAQAKRLLQMPDLSVINISEALGYQDPAHFSRQFKKWTENTPYQYRKNHQ, via the coding sequence ATGAAATCATTCGAAAAAAAAGAGCTCCAAGGCTCTATACGATTACCCGCATTAGATTGGAACATCTCTTTCTTTGGCGGCCATCAACAAGATATCAAACCTGGCTGGCACTACCCTTCTGAACGTCATCTAGCTTTTGAAGTATTTTACGTTGTCGAAGGTGCTATCAATGTAACGGCTTTTGATAATACAATTCGCCTAGAATCCGGGGATATTATGGTTTTATATCCCAATGTATGGCACGAAACAACTAGTCTAACAAATACAACCTACTTTAATTTTCATTTCAATTTAGATGATGAACGATTCGTCACAAATTTAATAAATCAGGGTATCCTTAATTTTCCTAACGGATCACTAAAAAATATCCCTCTTATCAAAAGTTTGGACAAATTACGGGACGTATTAAACAAAAACATGGCGTACAATTTTAAGGATGAGTTGAAGCTTCATGTGTTACTGTCCGATTTTATTTTCCAATTATTTTCTAGTGAAGTATTAGAACACACATCCCTTAACTCCTCACAGCTGAAAATAGCCAGTTCAATTGCTTATGGTATAAGAACTACTTTGCAAAAAAATATCCACAGCTACTTTAACGAAGATTTCATTGTTAGCGATCATTCATCCCGTTTAAGTATTGACAAAATTTACAGTGATCTAAAAATTAGTCCAAGTTATGGTGGAGAGGTATTTAGAAAAATTTACGGATACGCACCGCGACAATATTTAACAAAATTAAAAATTGCACAAGCCAAGCGGTTACTGCAAATGCCTGATTTAAGTGTGATTAACATTAGTGAAGCGCTAGGTTACCAGGATCCTGCTCATTTTTCACGACAATTTAAAAAATGGACCGAAAATACCCCCTATCAATATCGTAAAAATCATCAATAA
- a CDS encoding LacI family DNA-binding transcriptional regulator, producing MSVTIKDVARSANVSIATVSRVLAGKKEAYSDSTEKRVKKAIQELGYKKNIAAVELVTMHSNVVAILVPTPKTNFAMKIIESIQTEAFKRDLSVIILFVGDNDEEMQVKALNTVIERPVNGILLISVELYGEAIELLKNTNIPHLFVSTAVDKESQFVSSDDFKIGYEATQFLINKGHKEIGLASLEINSFIGHRRVLGYLAALKDNHLTENKNFIFEGDYSYDSGVEALNHYVSQTDVTAIIGASDLVAIGILNTAKQLHISVPDDLAVVSIDGTYLVDIVSPRLTSITQAFSTMGATALKMLFNDTTTGPHHMYVPFQIDEREST from the coding sequence ATGTCAGTGACAATTAAAGATGTTGCTAGAAGTGCAAATGTTTCAATTGCAACTGTTTCTAGGGTGTTAGCAGGTAAAAAGGAAGCATACTCAGATTCGACTGAAAAACGAGTCAAAAAAGCCATTCAAGAGTTAGGCTATAAAAAGAATATAGCAGCAGTTGAATTGGTGACAATGCATAGTAATGTTGTTGCTATTTTGGTACCGACCCCTAAAACAAATTTTGCTATGAAAATTATTGAAAGCATTCAAACGGAAGCTTTTAAGAGAGACCTGAGTGTGATTATTTTATTTGTTGGTGATAATGACGAAGAGATGCAAGTTAAAGCACTTAATACAGTCATAGAAAGACCAGTAAATGGCATACTATTAATTTCAGTGGAATTATATGGCGAGGCTATTGAGTTGCTCAAAAATACGAATATTCCACATTTGTTTGTTTCGACAGCAGTAGATAAAGAGTCACAATTCGTCTCATCGGATGATTTTAAAATTGGATACGAAGCTACTCAATTTTTGATTAATAAAGGTCATAAAGAAATAGGATTAGCCAGTTTGGAAATCAATAGTTTTATTGGACATCGAAGAGTTCTTGGATATCTTGCCGCCTTGAAGGATAACCACCTTACGGAAAATAAGAATTTTATTTTTGAGGGGGATTATTCGTATGACAGTGGTGTTGAAGCTTTAAACCATTATGTATCACAAACAGACGTAACTGCTATTATTGGCGCAAGTGATTTAGTAGCAATAGGAATTTTAAACACAGCAAAACAGCTTCATATTAGTGTCCCAGATGATCTTGCGGTGGTAAGTATTGATGGCACTTATTTAGTTGATATTGTTAGTCCACGTCTAACTAGTATTACACAAGCTTTTTCGACAATGGGCGCAACAGCTTTGAAAATGTTATTTAACGACACAACTACTGGTCCTCATCACATGTATGTACCATTTCAAATAGACGAGCGTGAGAGTACCTAA
- a CDS encoding response regulator transcription factor — protein sequence MKYKVFIVEDNQEIVELLSKALAGWGLNSDSCKNFNSVEAEIEAYSPHLVLMDINLPYYNGFFWTQKIRQNSMIPIIFLSSRDEDSDMIMAMNFGADDYITKPFNIDLLIVKINALLRREYSFGVEKNTSSFQGYTLNIIDSQLTHGNQEVNLSKNETKLLHLLFNHPKELVMKEDIMASLWDNEMFIDRNTLSVTVTRLRQKVTDIKFSKYLKTVKGKGMMLDD from the coding sequence ATGAAGTATAAAGTTTTTATAGTCGAAGATAACCAAGAAATTGTCGAACTTCTAAGTAAAGCACTAGCAGGTTGGGGGTTGAATTCAGACAGTTGCAAAAATTTTAATAGTGTTGAAGCAGAAATTGAAGCATATTCGCCACATTTAGTATTAATGGATATCAACTTACCGTATTATAATGGCTTTTTTTGGACTCAAAAAATACGCCAAAATAGTATGATACCAATTATTTTTTTATCAAGTCGTGATGAAGACAGCGATATGATTATGGCAATGAACTTTGGAGCGGATGACTACATCACAAAGCCATTTAATATTGATTTATTAATTGTTAAAATAAATGCATTGTTACGTCGTGAATACAGTTTTGGTGTAGAGAAAAATACGTCATCTTTTCAGGGATACACGCTTAATATTATTGATAGCCAGCTAACACATGGGAACCAAGAGGTAAATCTCTCGAAAAACGAGACAAAATTACTGCATTTGTTGTTTAATCATCCAAAGGAACTTGTTATGAAAGAGGATATCATGGCAAGCCTTTGGGATAATGAAATGTTTATTGATCGAAATACACTATCAGTTACAGTAACTCGATTACGTCAAAAAGTAACTGATATTAAATTCTCTAAATATTTGAAAACTGTCAAAGGAAAAGGTATGATGCTCGATGATTAG
- a CDS encoding aldo/keto reductase yields the protein MSHNQKESSKAVKLGIGTNKVGGHNLFEGLKDEDGFDIVREALDSQVQMIDTAYMYGLGRSEEIIGEVIKNYSRSSFKIATKAAQDPDNDLKINNTPTFLKKAVDDALARLQTDYIDIFYIHFPDENTPKDEAVAALNDLKKSGKIRAVGVSNFSLEQIKEANKNGQVDYVEDAYSLVHREAENKLWPYLQENHIGFVPYFPLASGLLTGKYSLADADKFDQFTKEQFETIVSALKLVEKIAENHNASISQTILAWYIANPSISAVIPGARNASQVTNNVTTLNIDLTETEYQQIDTAFENF from the coding sequence ATGTCACATAATCAAAAAGAAAGTAGTAAGGCTGTGAAGTTGGGCATTGGCACCAATAAAGTAGGCGGTCATAATCTATTTGAGGGCCTAAAAGATGAAGATGGCTTTGATATAGTTCGTGAAGCATTGGATTCGCAGGTTCAAATGATTGATACAGCCTATATGTATGGTCTTGGTCGTTCAGAAGAAATCATTGGTGAAGTTATTAAAAACTATTCCCGTTCAAGCTTTAAAATTGCTACTAAAGCGGCACAAGATCCAGATAATGATTTAAAAATAAATAATACACCAACTTTTCTTAAAAAAGCAGTTGATGATGCCTTGGCAAGACTTCAAACGGACTACATTGATATTTTCTATATTCATTTTCCTGATGAAAACACGCCCAAAGATGAAGCAGTTGCTGCTTTAAATGATTTGAAGAAATCTGGAAAAATTCGTGCAGTCGGTGTGTCAAACTTCAGTTTGGAGCAAATTAAAGAAGCTAATAAAAATGGGCAAGTAGACTATGTCGAAGATGCATATAGTTTAGTGCACCGCGAAGCGGAAAATAAGTTATGGCCATACTTGCAAGAAAACCATATTGGTTTCGTGCCATATTTTCCATTGGCTTCTGGATTGTTAACAGGAAAGTACAGCTTGGCGGATGCTGACAAATTTGATCAGTTTACAAAAGAGCAATTTGAAACGATTGTCTCTGCCCTGAAACTTGTTGAGAAAATAGCGGAAAATCATAATGCTTCAATCTCGCAAACTATTCTGGCTTGGTATATTGCCAATCCTAGCATCAGTGCGGTTATTCCTGGGGCACGTAATGCAAGCCAAGTGACCAATAACGTTACTACATTAAACATTGACTTAACTGAAACCGAATATCAGCAAATTGACACGGCCTTTGAAAATTTTTAG
- a CDS encoding ABC transporter permease yields the protein MLHWKLAWQSIIKNKLEYWPFILAGSVAVALNLVIQLLIYSKGVQSLTASVSVIEMLSFGQAVISILSIIFLLYTYSFLNKRKQAEFGLFSILGMQKSDLIKISWRQQLISFITVTILGIFSGFVFSKVLILLFIKLVGGNNFELNITKASIIFILVYFSICFLFLFLTDVFTILKLKIISLLHATQKGEAEPKNHWVLLITGIGLLACGYYISLTVKSPLKAMMQFFIAVLLVVSATYILFIVASTIVLKLMKQNKRYYYQANHFITVSNMLFRMKQNATGLASIALLTTMALVVIVTTISMFVGQEDYINQQFPRAVILTSSSDRNISIKSVKKIAGDNGVEITNSYRLEISNAIAGNLINQNKLQPLTGNSATSADNLSELQFMTEKQYQYLNNENIKKLKSNEIYVHDRQETFDKNNITFLNKTYHVKKILKKIKGVPSAQPNMTHSMIIVVPSKDITNLLGNSFNDLGDKKQIITYKNQLLFDITGTAQQKKNFLKSISRVKNITSEDRYSTMSVLKEFYGGFFFIGLVFSVSFIMATGLIIYYKQISEGRSDQNQFDILQKIGMSHEEVKRTVQSQIIWIFGLPITVAIIHLCFAMPMIHKILQLFGILIGPVVYITTIITIISMIIIYYLIYLKTSKTYYQQVSRKNH from the coding sequence ATGTTACATTGGAAATTAGCTTGGCAGTCGATTATTAAAAACAAGTTAGAATATTGGCCGTTTATCCTAGCAGGAAGTGTTGCTGTTGCTTTAAATCTGGTCATTCAATTACTTATTTATTCAAAGGGCGTTCAGAGCTTAACTGCAAGTGTTTCTGTCATTGAAATGCTATCTTTTGGACAAGCTGTTATTAGTATTCTCTCTATTATATTTTTATTGTATACGTATAGTTTTTTGAATAAAAGGAAGCAAGCTGAATTTGGGCTGTTTAGTATTTTGGGAATGCAAAAAAGTGATCTCATTAAGATTAGTTGGCGACAACAACTTATCTCTTTTATTACTGTTACAATTTTAGGGATATTTAGCGGATTTGTGTTTAGTAAAGTACTAATTTTATTGTTTATAAAATTGGTTGGTGGAAACAATTTTGAATTAAATATAACAAAAGCATCGATAATATTTATTCTAGTTTATTTTTCAATTTGTTTTTTATTTTTATTTTTGACAGATGTATTCACAATCTTAAAACTCAAAATCATTTCACTTTTACATGCAACTCAAAAAGGAGAAGCTGAACCTAAAAATCACTGGGTATTACTGATTACTGGCATAGGGTTATTAGCTTGTGGCTATTATATCTCACTTACTGTTAAATCGCCGCTAAAAGCAATGATGCAATTTTTCATTGCTGTTCTACTAGTTGTTTCTGCAACATATATATTATTTATAGTGGCTTCAACAATTGTTTTGAAATTAATGAAGCAGAACAAGCGATACTATTACCAAGCCAATCATTTTATAACCGTATCTAATATGTTATTTAGAATGAAGCAAAATGCCACAGGATTAGCTAGTATTGCGTTGCTAACAACTATGGCACTAGTAGTGATTGTGACAACGATTTCAATGTTTGTTGGACAAGAGGACTATATTAATCAACAATTTCCGCGCGCTGTTATTTTGACAAGTTCATCCGATCGAAATATATCAATTAAATCAGTAAAAAAAATCGCTGGTGATAATGGTGTGGAAATAACAAACTCTTATAGATTAGAAATTAGTAACGCAATAGCTGGAAATTTAATCAATCAAAATAAGCTTCAACCGTTAACTGGTAACTCTGCTACAAGTGCTGATAATTTATCGGAGTTGCAATTTATGACGGAGAAGCAGTATCAATACCTGAATAATGAAAATATAAAAAAGTTAAAATCTAACGAAATATATGTACATGATCGTCAAGAAACATTCGATAAAAATAATATAACTTTTTTGAATAAAACTTACCATGTTAAAAAAATATTGAAAAAAATCAAGGGAGTACCAAGTGCGCAGCCTAATATGACGCACTCTATGATAATTGTTGTTCCTTCTAAAGACATTACGAATTTATTAGGAAATAGTTTTAACGATTTAGGGGATAAAAAACAGATAATTACCTATAAAAATCAATTATTGTTTGATATAACCGGAACAGCACAACAAAAGAAAAATTTTTTAAAAAGTATATCTCGAGTAAAAAATATTACAAGTGAAGACAGGTATTCAACAATGTCAGTCCTTAAAGAATTTTATGGTGGATTTTTCTTTATTGGCCTAGTATTTTCTGTCAGTTTTATTATGGCAACTGGATTGATTATTTATTATAAGCAAATATCAGAAGGCCGTTCTGATCAAAACCAATTTGATATATTACAAAAAATTGGTATGTCACATGAAGAAGTTAAACGAACAGTTCAGTCGCAAATCATTTGGATATTTGGTCTTCCAATAACCGTCGCAATTATACATTTATGTTTTGCGATGCCAATGATTCATAAGATTTTACAACTATTTGGAATCTTGATTGGTCCAGTAGTTTATATAACAACTATCATCACGATTATTTCAATGATTATAATTTATTACTTAATCTATTTGAAAACGTCGAAAACATATTATCAGCAAGTTTCAAGAAAAAATCATTGA